One genomic region from Stackebrandtia nassauensis DSM 44728 encodes:
- the ppc gene encoding phosphoenolpyruvate carboxylase — protein sequence MDTTLEDDDAGLRADIRRLGSLLGDSLVRQEGQQLLDLVEEIRHLVRTDAKAAAQRLAELSVDTGMNLARAFALYFHLANITEQVHRARELRRRRVRRGGWLEEAATEIKAEGLDADRIAKAARGLEVSPVFTAHPTEAARRSILTKLRQLADVLDSEAAEAALAGQADTAATDLRLAELIDLLWQTDEVRINRPEPTDEARNAVYYLTDLYADAAPRVLRDLAQVLTELGAEPSLSDSPLRFGTWIGGDRDGNPNVTPEVTRRVLTLQHEHGIRAAESMVESMISELSVSQQLRPATPEFMASLEADLAALPELPPRFRRVNSAEPYRLKARCVRAKLAATRARHASGTAHVPGRDYADGTELYTDLETFYDSLTASTGGLAAEGRLADSMRVVAAFGLHLATMDIREHAAKHHAALAELFDRLRPDDDLDKPYGDLSRAERFALLAAELDSRRPLLTPAAALSPETRKTLDVFRCIVSAQRRFGPQVAATYIVSMTQGPDDLLAAAVLAREAGLVDIHAGRADIGFVPLLEGVPELEAGRQIWNDLLNTPAYRRIVDARGGIQEVMLGYSDSNKESGIAASQWAIQSAQRELRDAAAEHGVRLRLFHGRGGTVGRGGGPTHEAILAQPYGTLDGTIKVTEQGEVLSDKYTLPVLARENLELTVAAVLKATLLHDTPRHDASTLDVWYGTMDRLSGSARTAYRSLIDHPGLPEYFWAVSPTELLGALNIGSRPAKRPDASAGLDGLRAIPWVFGWTQSRQIVPGWFGVGTGLATAREAVSDEVLSAMYERWQFFSTFISNVEMTLVKTDMDIAERYVDTLVPPRLRPLFDTIRAEHARTVTEVLRLTGKSELLADNPQLRRTLAVRDRYLAPLHHLQIALLHRHRESATDDPSLTRALLTTVNGIAAGMRNTG from the coding sequence GTGGACACGACTCTCGAAGACGACGATGCCGGGCTGCGCGCCGATATCCGGCGGCTGGGCTCGCTGCTGGGTGACAGCCTGGTCCGCCAGGAGGGGCAGCAACTGCTCGACCTGGTGGAGGAGATCCGGCATCTGGTGCGCACCGACGCCAAGGCCGCCGCGCAGCGACTGGCCGAGCTGTCCGTCGACACCGGCATGAACCTGGCGCGGGCGTTCGCGCTGTACTTCCACCTGGCCAACATCACCGAACAGGTACACCGGGCCCGGGAGCTGCGGCGCCGCCGGGTACGGCGCGGCGGCTGGCTGGAGGAGGCCGCCACCGAGATCAAGGCCGAGGGCCTGGACGCCGACCGCATCGCCAAGGCGGCGCGCGGCCTGGAGGTCAGCCCGGTCTTCACCGCGCACCCCACCGAGGCCGCGCGACGCTCCATTTTGACCAAACTGCGGCAGCTCGCCGACGTGCTGGACTCCGAGGCCGCCGAGGCGGCGCTGGCGGGTCAGGCGGACACCGCCGCCACCGACCTGCGGCTGGCGGAGCTGATCGATCTGCTGTGGCAGACCGACGAGGTGCGCATCAACCGCCCCGAGCCCACCGACGAGGCCCGCAACGCCGTCTACTACCTCACCGACCTGTACGCCGACGCCGCGCCACGGGTGCTGCGGGACCTGGCGCAGGTGCTCACCGAACTGGGTGCCGAACCGTCGCTTTCGGACTCTCCGCTGCGGTTCGGGACCTGGATCGGCGGCGACCGCGACGGCAACCCCAACGTCACCCCCGAGGTCACCAGGCGGGTGCTGACGCTGCAACACGAGCACGGCATCCGGGCCGCCGAGTCCATGGTGGAGTCGATGATCTCGGAACTGTCGGTCTCGCAGCAACTGCGTCCGGCGACCCCCGAGTTCATGGCCAGCCTCGAAGCCGACCTGGCCGCGCTGCCCGAACTGCCGCCCCGGTTCAGGCGCGTCAACTCCGCCGAACCGTACCGGCTCAAGGCCCGCTGCGTGCGCGCCAAACTCGCCGCCACCCGGGCCCGGCACGCGTCGGGCACCGCGCACGTGCCCGGCCGCGACTACGCCGACGGCACCGAGCTGTACACCGACCTGGAGACCTTCTACGACTCGCTGACGGCCTCGACCGGCGGCCTGGCCGCCGAGGGACGGCTCGCCGACTCGATGCGCGTCGTCGCCGCGTTCGGCCTCCATCTGGCCACGATGGACATCCGCGAGCACGCGGCCAAGCACCACGCCGCCCTCGCCGAACTGTTCGACCGGCTGCGTCCCGACGACGACCTCGACAAGCCCTACGGCGACCTGTCCCGCGCCGAGCGCTTCGCCCTGCTGGCGGCCGAACTCGACTCCCGCCGCCCGCTGCTCACCCCGGCGGCGGCCCTGTCCCCCGAGACCCGCAAGACCCTCGACGTGTTCCGCTGCATCGTCTCGGCCCAACGCCGCTTCGGACCCCAAGTCGCCGCCACCTACATCGTGTCGATGACCCAGGGCCCCGACGACCTGCTCGCGGCGGCCGTCCTGGCCCGCGAGGCCGGACTCGTCGACATCCACGCCGGACGCGCCGACATCGGCTTCGTCCCGCTGCTGGAAGGCGTCCCGGAACTGGAAGCGGGCCGCCAGATCTGGAACGACCTGCTCAACACCCCCGCGTACCGCAGGATCGTCGACGCGCGCGGCGGCATCCAGGAGGTCATGCTCGGCTACTCCGACTCCAACAAGGAGTCCGGCATCGCGGCCAGCCAGTGGGCGATCCAGTCGGCGCAACGCGAACTGCGCGACGCGGCGGCCGAACACGGCGTCCGGCTCCGCCTGTTCCACGGCCGGGGCGGCACCGTCGGCCGCGGCGGCGGCCCCACCCACGAGGCCATCCTCGCCCAGCCGTACGGCACTTTGGACGGAACCATCAAGGTCACCGAACAGGGCGAAGTCCTGTCCGACAAGTACACCCTCCCGGTCCTGGCCCGCGAGAACCTCGAACTCACGGTCGCCGCCGTCCTCAAGGCGACCCTCCTGCACGACACCCCGCGCCACGACGCGTCCACTCTCGACGTCTGGTACGGCACCATGGACCGCCTCAGCGGCTCGGCCCGCACCGCCTACCGCTCCCTGATCGACCATCCCGGCCTGCCCGAGTACTTCTGGGCGGTCTCCCCCACCGAACTGTTGGGCGCGTTGAACATCGGCTCCCGCCCGGCCAAACGCCCCGACGCCTCGGCGGGCCTGGACGGCCTGCGCGCGATCCCGTGGGTGTTCGGCTGGACCCAGTCGCGCCAGATCGTGCCGGGCTGGTTCGGCGTCGGCACCGGCCTGGCCACCGCCCGCGAAGCGGTCTCCGACGAGGTCCTCTCGGCCATGTACGAGCGGTGGCAGTTCTTCTCCACCTTCATCTCCAACGTCGAGATGACCCTCGTCAAGACCGACATGGACATCGCCGAACGCTACGTCGACACCCTCGTCCCACCCCGCCTTCGCCCGCTGTTCGACACCATCCGGGCCGAACACGCCCGAACCGTCACCGAGGTGCTTCGCCTGACGGGCAAGTCGGAGCTGCTGGCCGACAACCCCCAACTGCGCCGCACCCTGGCCGTCCGCGACCGCTACCTGGCCCCCCTGCACCACCTCCAGATCGCACTGTTGCACCGCCACCGCGAATCCGCCACCGACGACCCCAGCCTGACCCGCGCCCTGCTGACCACCGTCAACGGCATCGCCGCCGGAATGCGCAACACCGGCTAG